One segment of Maridesulfovibrio ferrireducens DNA contains the following:
- a CDS encoding autotransporter outer membrane beta-barrel domain-containing protein, whose protein sequence is MLHHIAVVSVVKQKFFACSCCYRIWAAVLPLLLFVGIVLCPAPAEAMDYMVTNLNDSGAGSLRQAISDASDTDSIVFGPGMVGVISLKSPLPDLKSVTFEKARYVTLSYVSTGVDSGALNVASGKTISGFLPRSIQASGGSYPAGITALGSLTLDEDLSGSIATTNDKFAFGLFTYGLTLNKGLSGSISAFSSESAAAGMYSSKHIIFNEDLSGSVLAEGANAIGLQTDGSLILNGDLSGSVVAIANSGLAYGLKSLDKGIAIQGLTGSVAARSAQDSAYGLFARESISLGSDLSGSVEATAERDIAFALKSEGNMIFGGGLSGVVSASAGGEDAMGLFAWGDMIFNGDLSGSVAATAGVAKARGLFALQDLIFNGDLTGSVRAVSGGHSAFGISSDDVLRFNGKLSGSVAATAAGGDAYGVWGHNSFIMTDDLSGSVSAFSGVGEAYGVKVTFGGISLQNMSGTITATADENIVYGMYSYQNDISIAGDLSGTVLANAGGHTSMGLNSHFGAINNGVGGAANISGSVSANANGLAVAVGGNGGLNLNVTGTLLASDSSGLGEAYAVRAGCIDWKTGDWIDGGANDSIMLGNGANVLGRIELGGGTNLLTLDGAGTLNGAVNSVTTMTKTGSGTWATSGGIHTNDLTVQAGTLNVNILQRTTPTIVVDNNFINNGEVLFSLDGLVASGSTFTALSSKNLSGLGSYSSDSIFMAADVVGNNVNLTKKSYMDMTDGSNSNSQARAAYLDPLIATATGDLADILVKLESSSSKSEFNNSLNQLGGLPTSGIISMSIDTAYLVSLATQTRMAELRSYQIMMAEKNNYLDPDEPESWPMVASAGDLAGLMKRDAEVKPNGVHMRVLGRTGGMDTHGGYDGYDYESIIFSGGYDRVIMDGFLAGISGGYAQTDADYKDTGGSDSQLGSYSLGLYGSWFKDNWYVDTIFAGAYNEYDMNRPIPFVNRTATADSIGYTMSAKTAGGYRFETGDYGLTPMLSMEYTRFHQDGYIESGAGAANLSVEDINSNFLASGLGVKIDRSWETEFGQIIPEISAMWMHEWLTQDRNLTVSMTGMPGTALSQTSAKTAKDSCRFGLGIRAINNKGMSFTLRYQGDIEKHAASQSLMCEAQIVF, encoded by the coding sequence ATGCTTCATCACATTGCTGTCGTGTCTGTTGTGAAACAAAAATTTTTCGCATGTTCATGCTGCTATCGGATATGGGCGGCTGTTCTTCCGTTGCTTCTGTTTGTCGGTATTGTGCTTTGCCCCGCACCTGCCGAGGCTATGGATTATATGGTCACCAATCTCAATGATTCCGGTGCGGGGTCTCTCCGGCAGGCCATCAGTGATGCCAGCGACACGGACAGCATTGTTTTTGGCCCAGGAATGGTCGGTGTCATTTCATTGAAATCACCTTTGCCTGACCTTAAGTCCGTCACATTTGAGAAAGCTCGATACGTCACGCTTTCTTATGTCAGTACAGGGGTGGACAGCGGCGCGTTGAATGTTGCTTCTGGAAAAACAATCAGTGGCTTCCTGCCGAGATCGATACAAGCCAGCGGCGGGTCCTATCCAGCGGGCATCACGGCTTTGGGCTCTTTAACCCTCGATGAGGATCTGTCCGGCTCCATTGCTACCACCAATGACAAGTTCGCATTTGGTCTGTTTACATATGGGTTGACGCTCAACAAAGGCTTGTCTGGCTCAATCTCTGCCTTTTCGTCAGAAAGTGCTGCCGCAGGAATGTATTCGAGCAAGCATATTATTTTCAATGAAGACCTGTCCGGTTCGGTTTTAGCCGAGGGGGCAAATGCTATTGGCTTGCAAACAGATGGGTCTCTCATCCTCAACGGAGATCTGTCCGGCTCCGTTGTAGCCATTGCGAATTCAGGATTGGCTTATGGGTTGAAGAGTCTTGATAAAGGAATCGCCATTCAGGGGTTGACCGGTTCCGTTGCAGCCAGATCGGCTCAGGATTCCGCTTATGGTCTTTTTGCAAGAGAGTCTATATCTCTCGGCAGCGATTTGTCCGGTTCGGTTGAAGCCACCGCGGAGAGGGACATTGCTTTTGCCTTAAAATCAGAGGGTAATATGATCTTTGGCGGAGGCCTGTCCGGGGTGGTTAGTGCTTCGGCTGGTGGAGAAGATGCCATGGGATTGTTCGCGTGGGGGGATATGATCTTCAACGGTGATCTGTCTGGTTCGGTTGCAGCAACCGCGGGAGTGGCCAAAGCCAGAGGGCTGTTCGCACTGCAGGATTTGATCTTCAACGGAGACTTGACCGGCTCGGTCCGTGCTGTGTCCGGTGGGCATTCAGCTTTTGGGATAAGCTCGGATGATGTACTGAGGTTCAATGGGAAACTATCCGGTTCGGTTGCTGCCACGGCTGCTGGTGGGGATGCTTATGGAGTCTGGGGGCATAATAGTTTTATCATGACAGATGACTTGTCTGGTTCTGTTTCTGCCTTTTCTGGTGTGGGCGAGGCGTATGGGGTAAAGGTTACTTTTGGTGGAATATCTCTCCAGAACATGTCCGGAACCATTACTGCCACTGCGGATGAGAATATTGTGTATGGCATGTATTCTTACCAAAATGATATTTCCATTGCGGGAGATCTCTCGGGAACCGTCTTAGCTAATGCAGGCGGACACACCTCCATGGGGTTAAATTCCCATTTCGGAGCTATAAATAATGGAGTCGGAGGGGCTGCTAATATCTCCGGCTCTGTCTCGGCAAATGCAAATGGTTTGGCTGTGGCAGTGGGAGGAAATGGTGGACTCAACCTCAATGTGACAGGAACACTTCTGGCCTCCGATTCATCAGGGCTTGGTGAAGCCTACGCCGTAAGGGCAGGGTGTATTGACTGGAAGACCGGTGACTGGATTGATGGCGGAGCCAATGACTCCATAATGCTGGGAAATGGTGCCAATGTTCTAGGTCGAATAGAACTTGGAGGCGGGACCAATCTATTGACTCTGGACGGTGCAGGAACCTTGAATGGAGCGGTGAACAGTGTCACCACCATGACTAAGACCGGTTCCGGCACATGGGCGACCAGTGGCGGAATCCACACCAATGATCTGACAGTTCAGGCCGGTACTTTGAACGTCAACATCCTACAAAGAACCACGCCTACCATTGTAGTCGATAACAATTTTATCAACAATGGCGAAGTGTTATTCTCACTGGATGGACTTGTTGCAAGCGGTTCAACTTTTACGGCCCTGTCCAGCAAAAATCTTTCAGGGCTCGGATCGTATTCATCCGATTCCATATTTATGGCTGCCGATGTCGTCGGCAACAATGTGAACCTTACCAAGAAGAGTTATATGGATATGACGGATGGGAGCAACTCCAACAGTCAGGCCAGAGCGGCTTATCTTGACCCGCTTATAGCAACGGCGACTGGCGATCTTGCAGACATCCTTGTCAAGTTGGAAAGTTCGTCCTCGAAAAGTGAGTTTAACAACTCCCTGAATCAACTCGGAGGGCTGCCTACTTCCGGGATCATCTCCATGAGCATTGACACGGCTTATCTTGTTTCACTTGCCACTCAGACGCGCATGGCTGAATTGCGCAGTTATCAGATCATGATGGCCGAAAAAAATAATTATTTAGATCCAGATGAACCGGAATCTTGGCCCATGGTTGCTTCCGCTGGTGATCTGGCCGGTCTCATGAAGCGTGATGCCGAGGTGAAGCCCAACGGTGTCCATATGCGTGTTTTGGGGCGTACAGGCGGCATGGATACTCACGGAGGCTATGATGGATATGATTACGAGAGCATCATTTTCTCCGGCGGTTATGACAGGGTGATCATGGACGGTTTTCTGGCCGGTATCAGCGGCGGCTATGCTCAGACTGATGCAGATTATAAGGACACTGGCGGCAGTGATTCTCAACTCGGTAGCTACTCTCTGGGGCTGTATGGATCGTGGTTCAAGGACAATTGGTACGTGGATACGATCTTTGCCGGTGCATACAACGAATATGACATGAACAGGCCGATTCCCTTTGTGAACAGGACGGCTACAGCGGACTCAATAGGGTACACGATGTCTGCCAAAACTGCCGGTGGATACAGATTCGAGACTGGCGATTACGGACTGACACCGATGCTTTCCATGGAATACACTCGCTTTCATCAGGACGGGTACATCGAATCCGGTGCCGGTGCTGCCAATCTTTCGGTGGAAGACATCAACAGCAACTTTTTAGCGAGCGGTCTTGGGGTCAAGATTGATCGTTCATGGGAAACGGAATTCGGCCAGATTATTCCTGAAATCTCGGCCATGTGGATGCACGAGTGGCTGACACAGGACCGAAATCTTACTGTTTCCATGACCGGCATGCCGGGCACGGCCCTTTCACAGACCTCAGCAAAGACCGCAAAAGATTCCTGTCGCTTCGGCTTGGGCATCCGAGCTATCAATAACAAAGGCATGAGCTTCACCCTGCGCTATCAGGGCGATATCGAGAAACATGCCGCAAGCCAAAGCCTCATGTGCGAAGCCCAGATAGTGTTTTAA
- a CDS encoding DMT family transporter has protein sequence MESKDQKKAYIYGLAAVLIWSTVASAFKIALSYMDPLQLLFYAVVFSTLTLLILLIVQGKIGQVAQMSMPNILKCALPGILNPFLYYIVLFKAYDLLPAQEAQPLNYTWAITLSLLSIPLLGQKLNARELIAIFTSYLGVVVISTHGNLLDIQFSNGFGVFLALFSTIIWALYWIYNTKSKTDPLIELFLNFCLGLPLVTIAMLIFSGPPPFELPAVLSAAYVGLFEMGITFALWLKALKLTEKTAKISNLIFLSPFLSLVLIHFILGEEILPSTLVGLLFIVGGNIIQQTGKK, from the coding sequence TTGGAAAGCAAAGATCAGAAAAAAGCATATATTTACGGACTTGCCGCAGTACTGATCTGGTCTACGGTTGCATCCGCTTTTAAAATTGCTCTTTCATACATGGACCCGTTGCAACTGCTTTTTTACGCAGTTGTATTTTCCACATTGACCTTGCTGATTCTGCTGATAGTACAAGGAAAAATCGGGCAGGTCGCACAGATGAGTATGCCAAACATACTTAAATGTGCTCTGCCCGGAATATTAAATCCGTTCCTTTATTATATAGTCCTCTTCAAAGCTTACGATCTGCTTCCCGCTCAGGAGGCACAGCCCCTCAACTACACTTGGGCTATTACCTTATCTCTGCTTTCTATCCCTTTACTTGGTCAAAAACTTAATGCCCGTGAACTTATCGCCATCTTCACAAGCTATCTGGGTGTTGTCGTCATATCTACTCACGGAAACCTGCTGGACATTCAGTTCAGTAACGGATTCGGTGTATTTCTAGCTCTTTTCAGCACCATCATCTGGGCTTTATATTGGATTTACAACACTAAGAGTAAAACCGATCCTCTAATTGAGCTTTTCCTAAATTTTTGCCTCGGATTACCACTTGTAACAATTGCGATGCTGATATTTTCCGGACCACCGCCCTTTGAGCTGCCTGCCGTACTTTCTGCCGCCTATGTTGGACTCTTTGAAATGGGAATTACTTTCGCGCTATGGCTCAAGGCTCTCAAGCTTACTGAAAAAACGGCCAAAATCAGCAACTTGATATTCCTCTCCCCTTTTCTCTCTCTAGTACTTATTCATTTTATTTTGGGCGAAGAAATTTTGCCTTCCACTCTGGTGGGACTTCTTTTTATAGTTGGCGGAAATATTATTCAACAAACCGGGAAAAAATAA
- a CDS encoding TIGR00730 family Rossman fold protein, translating to MHKSKQYVIDDLSMQESWRLFKIMAELVDGFETMSEIGPAVSIFGSARVANDHPLYAQTEQLSKLLCEAGYSVITGGGPGLMEAGNKGCFESGGESVGLHIHLPFEQHSNPYLSIKSDYNYFFVRKVMFIKYAMAYIAMPGGYGTLDELSEALVLIQTKRIKPFPIILIGTEFWGGLIDWFKTRLVADGFCSEENLDLFHVTDSPEEAVAYIKKHVII from the coding sequence ATGCACAAATCAAAACAATACGTTATCGACGATCTCTCCATGCAGGAATCTTGGAGACTTTTTAAAATAATGGCTGAACTGGTTGATGGATTTGAAACCATGAGCGAAATAGGTCCTGCGGTTTCAATCTTCGGTTCAGCCCGCGTGGCTAACGACCACCCTTTATATGCACAAACTGAACAACTATCCAAACTTCTCTGCGAAGCCGGATATTCAGTTATCACAGGCGGCGGACCCGGACTGATGGAAGCAGGAAACAAGGGCTGCTTTGAATCCGGCGGAGAATCAGTAGGCCTGCATATTCATCTGCCTTTTGAACAGCATTCAAACCCATACCTATCTATAAAAAGCGACTATAATTACTTTTTCGTCCGTAAAGTTATGTTTATCAAATATGCAATGGCCTACATCGCCATGCCCGGCGGTTATGGAACCCTTGACGAACTAAGTGAAGCTCTGGTCCTTATCCAGACAAAACGAATCAAACCTTTCCCGATCATCCTTATAGGAACTGAATTCTGGGGAGGACTCATAGACTGGTTTAAAACAAGATTAGTAGCTGACGGCTTCTGCAGCGAAGAAAATCTTGATCTTTTTCACGTAACAGATTCACCTGAAGAAGCTGTTGCTTATATCAAAAAACATGTAATAATCTAG
- a CDS encoding MBL fold metallo-hydrolase RNA specificity domain-containing protein: MKITFMGAARTVTGSCYIVETESVRFAVDCGLHQGNAEIEKRNRAISDYRAKDLDFILITHAHIDHTGLLPAAVRAGFDGPIYMTQPTRDLLDIMLLDSAHIQEMEAEWENRKRLRKGIAPINPLYDQTDAVATTPLMRTIQYGSSFEPASGITVNFKDAGHILGSAFIEIWIKEGDDTTKVVFSGDIGHKDQLIVRNPSIIEKADYLLMESTYGDRNHKDSTNSLDELAEAIAWSYSNGEKVVIPSFAVERSQQLIYSLFLLYKAGKLPEDMPVYLDSPLAIRATEIFRNHPEYFDLDTKELLHNGDNPLSLPNLKFTLDTEASQAINNTSGPAVVISASGMANAGRIKHHLRHNIWKKGASIVFVGYQGVGTPGRRIVNGADDITIFGEKLKVEAKIFTINGFSGHAGQDEMIDWLKHFDSPSMKIILTHGEIKSQKVFSSRITQELGYEVHIADYREELMLTPRGEMQPILKGKALQEIDWEFLLQDSEKLVGEFRTRLDKVRSQPFIGQTELRDKLLEINRQVIELISEL, translated from the coding sequence ATGAAAATTACTTTTATGGGCGCAGCAAGAACAGTTACCGGTTCTTGTTATATTGTTGAGACTGAAAGTGTCAGATTTGCAGTTGATTGCGGGTTGCATCAGGGTAATGCTGAAATAGAAAAACGTAATCGCGCAATAAGTGACTATAGAGCTAAGGATCTAGATTTTATATTGATTACACATGCTCATATTGATCATACCGGACTATTGCCTGCGGCAGTCAGGGCAGGTTTTGACGGCCCGATTTATATGACTCAGCCCACCCGTGACCTTCTTGATATCATGCTGCTCGACAGTGCTCATATTCAGGAAATGGAAGCTGAATGGGAAAATAGAAAGAGACTTCGTAAGGGTATTGCTCCGATAAATCCTCTTTATGACCAAACTGATGCTGTGGCGACAACTCCACTAATGAGAACTATTCAATATGGTTCTTCTTTTGAACCAGCCTCTGGAATTACAGTTAACTTTAAAGACGCAGGGCATATTCTGGGCTCTGCCTTTATTGAGATTTGGATTAAAGAAGGTGATGATACTACAAAAGTTGTTTTCTCCGGAGATATTGGACATAAGGATCAGTTGATTGTTCGGAATCCATCTATTATTGAAAAAGCTGATTATCTTTTGATGGAATCCACTTATGGTGATCGTAATCACAAGGACTCCACGAACAGTTTAGATGAACTTGCTGAGGCAATTGCCTGGAGTTATTCCAACGGTGAAAAAGTGGTTATACCTTCTTTTGCCGTAGAGCGTTCACAGCAATTAATTTATTCACTTTTTCTACTATATAAAGCTGGCAAGCTTCCTGAAGATATGCCGGTTTACCTTGATAGTCCTCTTGCTATCCGGGCTACTGAAATTTTTAGAAATCATCCTGAGTATTTTGATCTTGATACAAAAGAACTTCTTCATAACGGGGATAATCCCCTCTCTTTGCCGAATTTAAAATTCACACTTGATACTGAAGCATCTCAAGCTATCAATAATACTTCCGGCCCTGCTGTTGTTATTTCTGCAAGTGGTATGGCAAATGCCGGGCGTATCAAGCATCACCTCAGACATAATATCTGGAAAAAGGGTGCCAGTATTGTTTTTGTCGGATATCAAGGCGTTGGAACTCCCGGCCGCAGGATTGTAAACGGCGCAGATGATATTACCATTTTTGGTGAAAAGCTTAAAGTTGAAGCTAAAATTTTCACTATCAATGGTTTTTCCGGGCATGCCGGTCAGGATGAAATGATTGATTGGCTTAAACATTTTGATAGTCCATCCATGAAAATAATTCTGACTCACGGTGAAATAAAAAGTCAGAAGGTTTTTTCGAGTAGAATTACTCAGGAATTGGGTTATGAAGTACATATTGCGGACTACCGTGAAGAATTGATGCTTACTCCCCGTGGTGAAATGCAGCCCATTCTTAAAGGTAAGGCTCTTCAGGAAATTGATTGGGAATTCCTTTTACAGGATTCTGAAAAGTTGGTTGGAGAATTCAGAACCAGACTGGACAAGGTTAGGTCTCAGCCTTTTATTGGACAGACTGAACTTAGAGATAAACTGCTTGAAATTAATCGTCAGGTCATTGAACTGATATCGGAATTATAG
- the rsmD gene encoding 16S rRNA (guanine(966)-N(2))-methyltransferase RsmD: MRLTSGKYGGRVIKTASGPGYRPATSKVRQAVFSMLESRGIEWDGLRVADMFAGSGSLAIEALSRGAEFSLFVEKNGRAAALIKTNLKELGVSASEYKVLATDLFKVLLRPPEKTFDLIFIDPPYGYDLLPKALDSALKKGWLADGGFVLAEVEAQAEPPHSELIDELTLLSDKLYGQTRILLWRK, encoded by the coding sequence ATGAGATTAACCAGTGGTAAATATGGCGGTAGAGTTATAAAAACTGCCAGCGGACCCGGCTATCGTCCGGCTACATCAAAAGTTCGGCAGGCTGTTTTTTCAATGCTGGAATCGCGAGGCATTGAATGGGACGGTTTGCGTGTTGCGGATATGTTTGCCGGAAGCGGAAGCTTGGCTATAGAAGCTCTCAGCCGGGGGGCGGAATTCTCTCTTTTTGTTGAGAAAAATGGACGCGCTGCGGCTCTTATTAAGACAAACTTAAAAGAACTAGGCGTGTCCGCATCAGAATATAAAGTTTTAGCGACCGATTTATTTAAAGTGCTTTTACGGCCGCCTGAAAAAACTTTTGATTTAATTTTTATCGATCCTCCTTATGGTTATGACCTCTTGCCTAAAGCTCTTGATTCTGCCTTGAAAAAAGGGTGGCTGGCTGACGGAGGATTTGTTCTTGCAGAGGTTGAGGCTCAAGCTGAGCCGCCGCATTCAGAATTAATTGATGAGCTTACTCTGCTTTCAGATAAGCTCTACGGTCAGACGAGGATATTGTTATGGCGGAAGTAA
- the coaD gene encoding pantetheine-phosphate adenylyltransferase, translating to MAEVKQLTAVFPGTFDPFTRGHFSLVTRGLKTFHKVIVAVAGSTSKNCRFSLDERVDMATRIFGGEPRVHVEPFDGLLVHYVQRSPANVIMRGLRAVSDFEYEFQMALMNRRLDNDIQTVFLMTDYKWMYLSSTIIKDVAVNGGDIKGLIPKQIYEEVLERLAPAGK from the coding sequence ATGGCGGAAGTAAAACAACTTACTGCAGTTTTTCCCGGAACATTTGATCCGTTTACTCGCGGACATTTCAGTCTTGTGACTCGGGGACTTAAAACCTTTCATAAAGTTATTGTAGCTGTTGCAGGGAGTACCTCAAAAAATTGCCGCTTTTCATTGGATGAGCGGGTCGATATGGCAACCAGAATTTTTGGAGGAGAGCCACGGGTTCACGTAGAACCATTTGACGGTTTGCTTGTGCATTATGTGCAGAGAAGTCCGGCAAATGTTATTATGCGTGGACTGCGGGCGGTTTCTGATTTTGAGTACGAATTCCAGATGGCTCTGATGAATCGCCGTCTTGATAATGATATCCAGACTGTCTTTCTTATGACTGACTATAAGTGGATGTATCTCAGCTCTACTATTATAAAAGATGTAGCTGTAAATGGCGGAGATATTAAAGGATTGATTCCAAAACAGATTTATGAAGAAGTTTTGGAAAGGCTTGCTCCGGCCGGTAAATAA
- the miaA gene encoding tRNA (adenosine(37)-N6)-dimethylallyltransferase MiaA, with amino-acid sequence MDKRKPVVCILGPTGAGKTATSLGMAKRFPARILNFDSRQVYKDFPIITAQPSPEERAVCPHELYGFMPTTGIITVADFIEFAHEKIEQSVDELPILVGGTGLYLKALTSGLAPIPDIPDEIRARVRKRAEEEGSAALFEELQRVDPEYAKCTHPNNKQRNSRAIEVYEGTGKNFTWWHNREVPPSPYRFLKIGIKVNLDDLTPLLNRRIDQMIAAGAIDEARRAWDICPDESAPGWTGIGCSELLAFIKGDIDIDEAKLLWAKNTRAYAKRQLTWFNREKDIHWFSPDEPSQIVEFAAAWLAKSDVEG; translated from the coding sequence ATGGATAAGCGTAAACCGGTTGTTTGCATATTAGGCCCTACAGGCGCAGGAAAGACTGCAACTTCTTTGGGAATGGCGAAACGTTTTCCTGCCCGTATCCTTAACTTTGATTCTCGTCAGGTTTATAAAGATTTTCCAATTATTACCGCTCAGCCCAGTCCGGAAGAAAGGGCGGTTTGTCCACATGAACTTTATGGATTTATGCCGACTACCGGAATTATTACTGTCGCGGATTTTATCGAATTTGCTCATGAAAAAATAGAGCAGTCAGTTGATGAGCTGCCGATACTTGTGGGTGGTACAGGTCTTTATTTAAAAGCTCTCACTTCGGGGCTTGCTCCGATTCCGGATATTCCAGATGAAATTCGTGCCAGAGTTCGAAAAAGAGCTGAAGAAGAAGGTTCGGCCGCTCTATTTGAGGAACTTCAGAGGGTTGACCCTGAATATGCCAAATGTACGCATCCTAATAATAAACAGCGTAATTCCCGCGCCATAGAAGTCTATGAAGGAACCGGTAAAAATTTTACGTGGTGGCATAATAGAGAAGTTCCACCGTCACCTTACCGCTTTCTTAAGATTGGTATAAAGGTAAATCTTGATGATTTAACTCCTTTACTTAATCGCCGGATCGATCAGATGATTGCAGCCGGGGCAATTGATGAAGCTCGCCGGGCATGGGATATTTGTCCTGATGAGAGTGCTCCGGGGTGGACCGGAATAGGGTGCAGTGAGCTTCTGGCATTTATTAAGGGTGATATTGATATAGATGAAGCCAAGCTTCTTTGGGCAAAAAATACCAGAGCTTACGCAAAACGGCAGTTGACCTGGTTTAACCGGGAAAAAGATATCCATTGGTTTTCTCCTGATGAGCCAAGTCAAATCGTGGAGTTTGCCGCAGCGTGGCTTGCGAAAAGTGATGTGGAAGGATAA
- a CDS encoding CDP-alcohol phosphatidyltransferase family protein, producing the protein MTRQKNWNIPNLITIFRILLTLGFVFLYLDHNFLWAWILFLVAGFSDALDGFLARILNQRTSLGAMLDPLADKFLIITSFLCLAIQGLIPSWLALLVVLRDTIIVGGLFFLKSYGVDVQKKINPLIISKLTTALQLLLIFSVLSRLSFDLDFFEIEYVLEWATALFTFISGVVYIKQGFAMFFAKKQECKNPGSH; encoded by the coding sequence GTGACGAGGCAAAAAAACTGGAATATTCCTAACCTGATAACCATTTTCAGGATTCTGTTAACTCTGGGATTTGTGTTCTTATACCTTGATCACAACTTCTTATGGGCATGGATTCTTTTTTTGGTGGCAGGATTTTCAGATGCTCTTGATGGCTTTCTAGCGCGAATTCTCAATCAGCGTACGTCGCTAGGGGCGATGCTCGACCCGCTTGCTGATAAATTCCTTATTATTACATCTTTCCTGTGTCTCGCAATTCAAGGGCTAATTCCAAGCTGGCTGGCGTTACTTGTGGTCTTAAGGGATACAATAATTGTCGGAGGCTTATTCTTTTTGAAATCCTACGGAGTAGATGTTCAGAAGAAAATTAATCCTCTGATAATCAGCAAGTTAACCACTGCTTTGCAATTACTACTTATATTCTCTGTTTTAAGCAGACTTTCTTTCGATCTTGATTTCTTTGAGATAGAGTACGTCCTTGAATGGGCAACTGCTTTGTTTACGTTTATTTCTGGAGTTGTATATATAAAACAGGGATTCGCTATGTTTTTTGCTAAAAAGCAAGAATGTAAAAACCCCGGCTCACATTAA
- a CDS encoding twin-arginine translocase TatA/TatE family subunit has product MFGLGITEILLILGIIILIFGAKKLPEVGSGLGRAIQNFKRASSESDEIDVTPSKDKDKDKEA; this is encoded by the coding sequence ATGTTTGGATTAGGAATAACAGAAATTCTTTTGATTTTGGGTATTATTATCCTGATATTCGGTGCCAAAAAACTTCCTGAAGTGGGAAGTGGGCTAGGCCGTGCAATTCAAAATTTCAAAAGGGCCAGTAGTGAGTCTGATGAAATTGACGTAACTCCCTCAAAAGACAAAGACAAGGATAAGGAAGCTTAA
- a CDS encoding HAD family hydrolase has translation MEGIHLSDITPPEALKEIKGIIFDCDGVLISSFDANRWYYNWFKNKFNLPPMDKEEEKFAHAHTVFESLAHVLPEKNYEEALELRKLPELSEALSYIQIEEGLREVLVWLRDNNIRMAINTNRTDSLPTVLENLDIEGFFSPTVTSTLLPNSKPHPEGVHYILDKWSMKPEDVVYIGDTWIDESCASRAGVEFWAYCSPLLSASLYISDYWVLRSLFEKAKNNVWRKSE, from the coding sequence ATGGAAGGAATACATTTAAGCGATATAACTCCGCCTGAAGCTCTTAAAGAAATTAAGGGAATTATTTTTGATTGTGACGGGGTTTTGATCAGTTCATTTGACGCAAACAGGTGGTATTACAACTGGTTCAAAAATAAATTTAATCTTCCGCCTATGGATAAGGAAGAAGAAAAGTTTGCTCATGCGCATACTGTTTTTGAGTCCTTGGCGCATGTTCTTCCTGAAAAAAACTACGAAGAAGCTCTTGAACTCAGAAAGTTGCCTGAGCTTAGTGAAGCGTTGTCCTATATTCAAATAGAAGAGGGACTCCGCGAAGTCCTAGTGTGGCTTAGAGATAATAATATCCGTATGGCCATTAATACGAATAGAACTGATTCACTGCCTACTGTTTTGGAAAATCTTGATATAGAAGGTTTCTTTTCTCCAACCGTTACGTCCACGCTTTTACCTAATTCAAAGCCCCATCCTGAAGGTGTTCATTATATTCTGGATAAGTGGTCTATGAAGCCGGAAGACGTCGTCTATATTGGAGATACTTGGATAGATGAATCATGCGCTTCCCGCGCAGGTGTTGAGTTCTGGGCTTATTGCAGTCCGCTGCTTAGTGCTTCGCTGTATATTTCAGATTATTGGGTTCTTCGTAGTTTGTTTGAAAAAGCCAAAAATAATGTTTGGCGCAAGTCGGAATAA
- a CDS encoding YggT family protein, translating to MDYVILAVAKVLQIVLNLYMWVVIISALITWVNPDPYNPVVRFLRKATEPVFAKVRQYIPFVNIGGFDLSPIVVILIIQMLDIALVGNLTRLAYGM from the coding sequence ATGGATTATGTGATTCTTGCCGTAGCTAAAGTTCTTCAGATTGTCCTCAATCTTTATATGTGGGTGGTTATTATTTCCGCTCTTATTACCTGGGTAAACCCTGATCCTTACAATCCCGTTGTTCGCTTTCTGCGTAAAGCAACCGAGCCTGTTTTTGCAAAGGTCAGGCAGTATATTCCATTCGTTAATATCGGTGGTTTCGACCTGTCTCCGATAGTTGTTATTTTGATTATTCAGATGCTTGATATTGCCTTGGTGGGCAATCTTACAAGACTTGCATATGGAATGTAG